In Ramlibacter sp., the sequence GTGCACGTCATGGGCGGCCCGCGGCCCTGGCTCAAGGGCTAATCGGCGGCACCCGTCAGGGTTAATTCCGTGCGGGCCGCCCCTGCCGACTAAAATCAACGCAATTCTTCAGGAGTAATCCATGGGTTCCTTTTCCATCTGGCACTGGTTGATCGTGCTTTTGATCGTCGTCATGGTGTTTGGCACCAAGAAGCTCAAGAACATGGGCTCCGACCTGGGCGGCGCCGTCAAGGGCTTCAAGGACGGCATGAAAGACGGCGCGGCCCCGGCCGACGACAAGCCCGCCGCGCCGGCAGGCCAGGTCACGGGCAATGCCAGCGCCAGCGCCGACAAGACCACCATTGACGTCGAAGCCCGCACCAAGTCCTGATCGCCTGCCGTGATCGACCTCGGTATTTCCAAGATGGCGCTGATCGGCGCCGTCGCGCTGATCGTCATCGGGCCTGAAAAGCTGCCCAAGGTGGCGCGCACGGTCGGCACGCTGCTGGGCAAGGCCCAGCGTTACGTGAACGACGTCAAGGCCGAGGTCAACCGCTCGATGGAGCTCGACGAGCTCAAGAAAATGAAGGATTCGGTCGAGGGCGCGGCACGCGATGTCGAGCAGTCGATCCAGACCAGCGCCAGCGATTTCGAGAAGGACTGGGCCGCCGCCACGGGCGAGGCCCAGGCCGGCCTGCCGCCGTCCTACCCCGAGTACCGCCACCCCCGCAAGAAATGGCGCCTCAAGCAGGGGGCCACGCCCAACTGGTACAAGGCCCGCGCGGGCATCCGCACCAAGGCGCTGTCGGGCGCGGCGCGCGTGGCCCGCTACCGCCCGCAGAAATTCAATTGACAGCGCCCTTGCGCGCGGCCTGTCACCGGGTCTGATCCGAACCCATTTCCACCATGTCCGACCCGCAGACCCCAGACGACGAACTCGCCGGCACCGAACAGCCCTTTGTGCAGCACTTGTTTGAGCTGCGTGACCGGCTGCTCTATTGCATCTACGGCATCGTCGTGGCCCTGATCCTGCTGGCCATCTGGCCGGGCCCCAATGGCCTGATCGACTTCATTGCCCACCCGATCCGCGCCCACATGCCGCCGGGCACCAAGCTGATCGCCGTGGGGGTGTTCTCGCCCTTTTTCGTGCCGCTGAAGGTGCTGATGCTGGTGGCCGTGCTGGCGGCGCTGCCCTGGCTGATGTACCAGGTCTGGGCCTTTGTGGCGCCCGGCCTGTATTCGCATGAGAAGAAGTTTGCGGTGCCGCTGATCATCTTCGGCAGCCTGCTGGCCTACGCGGGTATCGGCTTCGTGCAGTTCTTCGTGCTGGACCGGATGTTTGCCTTCATCCAGGGCTTCACACCCGACAGCGTGGCGGCCACGCCCGACATCGCCTCGTATGTGGAGGCCATTCTCTCGCTGTACCTGGCGTTTGGCCTGGCCTTCCAGGTGCCCATCGTGGTGATGCTGCTGGTGCGCCTGAACATGGTCACGGTGGCGCAGTTGCGGGGGTTCCGCGGCTACTTCGTGGTGGTGGCCTTCATCATCGCCGCAGTGGTGACGCCGCCCGACGTGATCTCGCAGCTGGCCCTGGCCGTGCCCATGTGCCTGCTGTACGAGCTGGGCATCATCGGTGCCGGCTGGTTCGCCAAGGTTTCCAAGGCGCCCGATGAAGAAGCCGAGACGGCCGACAAACCGTCCTGAGTACTCAAGCCAGGCCTTTCAGGCCAGGCTTTTCAGGTCAAACAGGCCTGGAGTCCAGGCGGGGCGGCCACTGTCCGCTACCAAATTGCTAGCAGATTAGCGCTGCACCGCGCGCGGGCGCGGACGCAGCCCGGGGGTCACGTCCAGCTCCAGCCGGTCGCTGCCGCGCTGCACGCCGAACTTGGCGCTCAGCCCGGGCTTGAGCGCGGCCACGCCGCTGAGCAGCTCCGACACATTGTTCACCGGCTTGCCGGCCACGGTGGCGATCACGTCGCCCGGGCGGATGCCCGATTGCGCGGCCGGCCCGTTTTGCAGCACGCCCGTGATGATCACGCCCTGGCTGGCCTTGACGCCAAAGGTCTCGGCCAGCTCGGGCGACAGTTCGCCGGGTTCCACGCCAATCCAGCCGCGCGTGACCACGCCGTCCTTGATGATGCTCTCCAGCACCAGCCGCGCCGTGGAGACGGGAATGGCAAAGCCGATGCCCATGCTGCCGCCCGAACGCGAGTAGATGGCGGTGTTGATGCCCATCAGGTTGCCGTTCACGTCCACCAGCGCACCGCCGGAGTTGCCGGGGTTGATGGCGGCGTCGGTCTGGATGAAGTTCTCGAAGGTATTGATGCCCAGCTGGTTGCGGCCCAGCGCGCTCACGATGCCGCCCGTGACGGTCTGCCCGACGCCAAAGGGGTTGCCGATGGCCAGCACCTGGTCGCCCACCTGCAGCGCGTCGGAGCTGCCCAGCACGATCAGTGGCAGCCGGTCCAGCCCGATCTTGAGGATGGCCAGGTCGGTGTCGGGGTCGGTGCCGATGACCCTGGCCTTGGTGCGGCGGGCGTCGTTGAGGATGACCTCGATCTCGTCGGCGTCCTCGACCACATGGTTGTTGGTGAGGATGTAGCCGTCGGCGCTCACGATCACCCCGCTGCCCAGGCCGGCCTGCGGCTGGCTGCCCTGGTCACCGAAGAAAAAGCGGAACCACGGGTCGTTGGCGTGCGGGTTCTTCTGGGCGGCCTTGCTGGTGTTGATGCTCACCACCGCCCCCGCCGCTTTCTGCGCGGCCACGCGGAAGCTGCCGGCCGGCGCGGCCGCCGCGCCGCTGGCGGGGGCCTCGATCAGCGACACCACGCCGCCCTGGAGCAGCCGCCGGTTGAGCCACTCGGGCTTGAGCGTGGCCACCACGAACCAGAGGGCGAGCACGACCGTGACGGTCTGCGAAAAGATCAGCCAGTAGCGACGCATGATGTATCAGGACAAGAAGTCACGGCGGGACACAGCGCCCAGTGTAGACGCGATGGCGCGGGCAGGGCGCGCGGCCAGTCAGGCGCGGCGCGGCGTGGCCTGGCCCGGGCTTTGGCCGGCGCGGTGCTCAGGCCCGGCTGGGCCGGGGCACGGTCTTGATGGCGTGCGGCACCTGGGCCGGGTGGCCGTGGCGGCGCGGCCCGAGCTGGGCGCGCTCGACCGGCACCACCTCGCCGGTGTGCGGGTCCAGCATGGCGGCGCGCGAGCGCATGCCGCGGGCGGCCTCGGCCATGCGCTGCGCGTCGTGCAGGATGTCCTCGACCGCCGCATGCTGGCGCGACAGGTGGACCACGCCAACGCCGATGTCGGCGCGGATTTCGATGCGCTGGCCGTCCACCGACGTGACCTCCACGGGCCGGCGCAGGCTGCTGGCCACGCGCAGCCCGAGCGTGCGCAGCCAGGCCGGTGAATGCAGGGTCTCCACCAGCGTGATGAAGCAGCGGTCGTAGTAGCGCCCCACCGGGTTGACCACGCCCACCTGGCGCTGGATGCGGGTGGCCAGGTGGATGAACATCTCGTTCAGGCCGCCACCGCCGGCCTGGGCCAGCACGGCCTCGGTGTCGAACACCATCACGGCAATCACCGCGCCGTCACGCCGGGTGCGCCGCCGCCGCCGCTGGGCCTTGATCAGCCGCTTGACCAGCGCCACGCCGCTGTACAGCTTGGTCACCGGGTCGAACTGCGAGGGGCTGGCATCCTCGGGCCGGGCTCGCCGCTCGTGGCGGTTGCGCTGCCACAGCATGGTGCCGATGACCGCGATGCAGGCCGCGGCACTGAGCGCGAACAGCGCCTGCAGGCCCGGCCCGATGCCGGGCAGGCCCATGGCGATGGCGTACAGGCCCACGATGGCCGGCAGCATCAGCAGGCAGCCCATCGCAATGCCCAGCGCCAGCCGGTCGCCCAGCAGGAAGCCGCGCACCCCCAGCCACAGCACCAGCACGCTGTTGGCCAGGCACAGGGCACCCGCCGCGGGCAGCTGCTGGCCTTCGGGCAGGGCCAGGCAGAGCAGCCCGAGCACGGGCGTGGCCAGCGCCGAGACCTGCAGGCTGACCGACATGAAGCGGTCGCGCTGGTGGGCCGCCAGCCAGCCGCGGATCCAGAAATTGCCCAGGGCGCTGCAAAAGGGCCCGACCAGCACCTGGGCCACATGCAGCATGCGCAGGTCGATGCTGGGGTCAATGGCACGCGGGATGCCGCTGAGCAGCACCACGAAGGCGAGCGCCGAAAGGTGGTAGATCGTGCCCTGGGCCGCGCCGATGCTGCGCACGGTGATGAAGTCGGTGGCCCCGACCATGACCACCGCACCGATGGTGCCCACCGCCATGCTCCAGATCATCAGTTCCAGCGCGCTCATCCGGCACCTTGTTCGTAGGATGAATTCATTATGTGGCCTGCGCCCGATGCCGGCCTATGAGGGTGGACCCGTAGCCCGCTTCGCCGACAATGCAGGCTGATCCGTTCCCGCACACACCATGGCCAGCCAGCAACAGTTACTGAACGCCTTTGACGACCTGCTTGAACCCGGGCGCTTCAAGGATTACGGGCCCAATGGCCTGCAGGTGGAGGGCCGGCGCGAGGTGGGCCACATCGTCTCGGGTGTCACCGCCAGCCTGGCGCTGATCGAGGCCGCCGTGGCGGCGCGGGCCGACGCGATCTTCGTGCACCACGGCCTGTTCTGGCGTGGCCAGGACGGCCGGGTCACCGGCTGGATGAAGCAGCGGCTGGCCTTGCTGCTGGCCCACGACATCAATCTTTTTGCCTACCACCTGCCGCTCGATGCCCATCCCGCGCTGGGCAACAACGCCCAGCTGGGCCTGCAGCTGGGCCTGCGCGCCGACAGCCGCTTTGGCGAGCAGGACCTGGGGTTTCTGGGCGCCCGGGCCGACGGCGCGCAGTTCGAGGGCCCCCAGGCCCTGGCCCGGCACCTTGAATCAGTGCTGAATCGGTCTGTAGTCCATGTCGGGCGGGCACAGGGCGCTATCAAAAAAATAGCGTGGTGCACCGGCGGGGCGCAGGGCTACTTTGAGGCCGCCATCGCCGCCGGGGCCGACGCCTTCATCACGGGCGAGATGTCCGAGCCCCAGGCCCACTATGCGCGCGAGTGCGGCGTGGCCTTTCTGGCGTGCGGCCACCACGCGAGCGAGCGCTACGGCGCGCCGGCCGTGGCCGGCCATGTGGCGGCGGCACTGGGGGTGAGCCACCAGTTCATCGACATCGACAACCCGGCATGAAGCCGATCGCCATCACCCTGGGCGACGCCGCCGGCATCGGCCCCGAAATCATTGCCAAGGCATTTCGCGACGCACCCGAGGTCACGGCCGGCTGCTTCGTGGTGGGCGACGTGGCGTGCCTGAGGCGGGCCGCCGGGGCCATCGCGCGGCCGGGCGTGGCGCCGCTCCCGGTGGCGGTGCTCGACGCGCCCGAGGGCGCCGGGCGGGTCCCGCCGCGCGCCGTTCCCGTGCTGCAGCTGGGGGCGCCGCTGGCGGCCCTGCCCTGGGGGCAACTGGATGCGGCAGCCGGCCGGCTGGCCGCCGAATGCGTGGTGTGGGCGGCCCGCGCGGCCCTGCGCGGCGAGGTGGCGGCGCTGGTGACGGCGCCGCTGCACAAGGAGGCGCTGGCCCTGGCGGGCGTGCGTTTTCCCGGGCACACCGAACTGCTGCAGGCTGAGGCGGCGGCCTTCCTGGGGCTGCCGCTGGAGGAGGTGCCGGTGCGCATGATGCTGGCCAATGACGAGTTGCGCACCGTGCTGGTGAGCATCCACGTGTCGCTGCGGGATGCCATTGAGGCGGTCACGCTCGGCAACGTGCTGCAGACCCTGCGCATCACCCATGCCGCCGTGGGCCGCGCGCTGGGCCGGCCCGCGCGCATCGCCGTGGCCGGCCTGAACCCGCACGCGGGGGAGGGCGGGCTGTTTGGCCGCGAGGAACTGGATACCATTGCCCCCGCCGTGCAGGCCGCACAGGCCGAGGGCATCCAGGCCACGGGGCCGCTCGCGCCCGACACCGTGTTCATGCGCGCGCGCCGCGGCGAGTTCGACGCCGTGGTGGCCATGTACCACGACCAGGGGCTGATCCCGGTCAAGTACCTGGGCGTGGAGCAGGGCGTCAACGTCACGCTGGGCCTGCCGCTGGTGCGCACCAGCCCGGACCACGGCACGGCGTTCGACATCGCGGGCACGGGCCGGGCCGACCCGTCCAGCCTGATCGCGGCGATCCGCGCCGCGCGCGGGCTTATTTCCTGAGGCTGTCGCGGATTTCGCGCAGCAGCACCACGTCCTCGGGCGGGGCGGCCGGCGCGGCGGGCGCCGGTGCCGGCTCCTCGCGCTTGAGGCGGTTGACCTGCTTGATCATCATGAAAATGATGAACGCAAGAATGGCGAAATTCACCGCCACGGTGATGAAGTGGCCATAGGCCAGCACCGGCACACCGGCCTTCTTCAGGGCATCGAGCGTCATGGCCGTGTCCGGCGGGACCTGGCCCAGCACCACGAACAGGTTGGAGAAATCCAGCTTGCCGAATACCGTGCCCACCACGGGCATGATCAGGTCGTTGACCACGGAATCGACGATCTTGCCGAAGGCCCCGCCAATGATCACGCCCACGGCCAGATCGATCACGTTGCCCTTGACGGCGAACTCCCTGAATTCCTTCATCATGCCCATGCTGTCAGCTCCTTGTAGTGGGGCTTTGGAGTATTGCCGGATCGCCGGCCCTGTCAAGCTCGCGGCCGGCGTTGAATTCGCCAATGGGGCTCGGCTACAATCGCGGGTTGACCCTAATAAGCGATGTTCATTGAGGATTCCCCATGAGTGACACCCCAGTCGACACCAGCAAAAGGACGTGGTTGATCGCGTCCGGCTGTGCCGGTGCAGTGGGCGGCGTGGCCACCGCCGTACCCTTCGTGAGTACCTTCGAGCCCTCCGAGCGCGCCAAGGCCGCCGGCGCGGCCGTCGAGGTCGATATTTCCGCGATCAAGCCGGGCGAGAAGCTCACCGTCGAGTGGCGCGGCAAGCCCGTGTGGATCGTGCGCCGCACGCCCGAGCAGGTGGCCGAGCTGCCCAAGAACGACGCGCAGCTGGCCGATCCGCTGTCCAAGCGCAAGCCCGATGAACTCACGCCTCCCTACGCGCGCAACGAGGCCCGCTCGATCAAGCCCGAGGTGTTCGTGGCCGTGGGCATCTGCTCGCACCTGGGCTGCTCGCCGTCCGACCGGTTCCAGCCCGGCGCCCAGCCCTCGCTGCCCGACGACTGGGCCGGTGGCTTCCTGTGCCCCTGCCATGGTTCCACCTTCGACATGGCCGGCCGGGTCTACAAGAACAAGCCCGCGCCCGACAACCTTGAAGTGCCGCCGCACATGTACCTGTCAGAGACCAAGATCCTGATCGGTGAAGACAAGAAGGCCTGAGGGACACTGACATGGCTGAATTCAAGGAAATCTCCCCCAACGCCTCGGGCACTGCCAAGCTCACGAACTGGTTCGAGAACCGGTTCCCCACGGCATTCGACGCCTACCGCGTCCACATGTCGGAGTACTACGCGCCCAAGAACTTCAACTTCTGGTACATCTTCGGCTCGCTGGCGCTGCTGGTGCTGGTGATCCAGATCGTCACCGGCATCTTCCTGGTGATGCACTACAAGCCCGACGCCGCCAAGGCCTTCGAGTCGGTCGAGTACATCATGCGCGACGTGCCCTGGGGCTGGCTGATCCGCTACATGCACTCCACGGGCGCCTCGGCGTTCTTCGTGGTGGTGTACCTGCACATGTTCCGCGGCCTGCTGTACGGCAGCTACCGCAAGCCGCGCGAGCTGGTCTGGATCTTCGGCTGCGCGATCTTCCTGTGCCTGATGGCCGAAGCCTTCATGGGCTACCTGCTGCCCTGGGGCCAGATGTCCTACTGGGGCGCCCAGGTGATCGTGAACCTGTTCTCGGCCATCCCGTTCGTCGGCCCCGACCTGGCCCTGCTGATCCGCGGCGACTATGTGGTCTCCGATGCCACGCTCAACCGCTTCTTCAGCTTCCACGTGATCGCCGTGCCGCTGGTGTTGCTGGGCCTGGTGGCCGCCCACCTGATGGCGCTGCACGACGTGGGTTCCAACAACCCCGATGGCGTCGAGATCAAGGGCCCCAAGGCGCCCAAGGACGCCAGGGGCAAGCCGCTGGACGGCGTGCCGTTCCACCCCTACTACACGGTGCACGACATCTTTGGCGTCAGCGTGTTCCTGATGGTGTTCACCGCCATCATCTTCTTCGCGCCCGAGGCCGGCGGCTACTTCCTGGAGTACAACAACTTCATTCCCGCCGACCCGCTGAAGACGCCCGCGCACATTGCGCCGGTCTGGTACTTCACGCCGTACTACTCCATGCTGCGCGCCATCACCAGCGAGATGATGTATGCGCTGATCGCCTGCGTGGTGGGGGCTGCCGGGCTCGCCGTGGTGCGCTTCAAGATGCCCAGCCTGTTCAAAGCCGTGATCGTGGGCGCGGCGGTTGCCGTGGTCGCCATGATGCTGGCCATCGACGCCAAGTTCTGGGGCGTGGTGGTGATGGGCGGCGCGGTCATTATCCTGTTCTTCCTGCCCTGGCTGGACCACAGCCCGGTCAAGTCGATCCGCTACCGTCCCGACTGGCACAAGTACCTGTACGGCATCTTTGTCGTCAACTTCGTGGTGCTGGCCTACCTCGGGGTGCAGCCGCCGTCCGAAATCGGCGGGCGCGTCTCGCAGGTTGGCACGCTGTTCTACTTTGGTTTCTTCCTGCTGATGCCGTGGTGGAGCCGCCTGGGCGAGTTCAAGACACCGCCCGACCGCGTCAACTTCGCCGCGCATTAAGCTGGAGACGATAACCATGAAGAAAATCATCCTCACGCTGATCGCCGCGTTCGGTTTCATCGCCGGCGCGCAGGCCAATGAAGGCGGCGTCGCCTGGGACAAGGCGCCCAACAAGATCAATGACCTGGCGGCCCTGCAGAATGGCGCCAAGCTGTTCGTCAATTACTGCCTGAGCTGCCATTCGGCGGCGTTCATGCGCTACAACCGGCTGACCGACATCGGCCTGACCGAGCAGCAGATCAAGGACAACCTTCTGTTCACCACCGACAAGGTGGGCGAGACCATGAAGGCGGCGATTGACCCGAAGCAGGCCAAGGCCTGGTTCGGCGGCAATCCGCCGGACCTGACGCTGATCGCGCGCTCGCGCGCCGGTCACGGCGGCACCGGCGCCGACTACCTGTACACCTACCTGCGCACCTACTACCGCGACCCGACCAAAGCCACGGGCTGGAACAACCTGGTGTTCCCCAACGTGGGCATGCCGCATGTCCTGTGGGAGTTGCAGGGCGACCGCCAGCCGGTGTTCGCTGAAACCATGGAACACGGCCACGAGGTCAAGGCCTTCAAGGGCTGGGAGCAGGTGTCCGCGGGCACGATGACCCCGTTGCAGTACGACGAGGCCGTGGGTGACCTGGTCAGCTACCTCCAGTGGATGGGCGAGCCGGCCCAGGGCACGC encodes:
- a CDS encoding Nif3-like dinuclear metal center hexameric protein, which encodes MASQQQLLNAFDDLLEPGRFKDYGPNGLQVEGRREVGHIVSGVTASLALIEAAVAARADAIFVHHGLFWRGQDGRVTGWMKQRLALLLAHDINLFAYHLPLDAHPALGNNAQLGLQLGLRADSRFGEQDLGFLGARADGAQFEGPQALARHLESVLNRSVVHVGRAQGAIKKIAWCTGGAQGYFEAAIAAGADAFITGEMSEPQAHYARECGVAFLACGHHASERYGAPAVAGHVAAALGVSHQFIDIDNPA
- a CDS encoding trypsin-like peptidase domain-containing protein; this encodes MRRYWLIFSQTVTVVLALWFVVATLKPEWLNRRLLQGGVVSLIEAPASGAAAAPAGSFRVAAQKAAGAVVSINTSKAAQKNPHANDPWFRFFFGDQGSQPQAGLGSGVIVSADGYILTNNHVVEDADEIEVILNDARRTKARVIGTDPDTDLAILKIGLDRLPLIVLGSSDALQVGDQVLAIGNPFGVGQTVTGGIVSALGRNQLGINTFENFIQTDAAINPGNSGGALVDVNGNLMGINTAIYSRSGGSMGIGFAIPVSTARLVLESIIKDGVVTRGWIGVEPGELSPELAETFGVKASQGVIITGVLQNGPAAQSGIRPGDVIATVAGKPVNNVSELLSGVAALKPGLSAKFGVQRGSDRLELDVTPGLRPRPRAVQR
- a CDS encoding cytochrome bc complex cytochrome b subunit, whose translation is MAEFKEISPNASGTAKLTNWFENRFPTAFDAYRVHMSEYYAPKNFNFWYIFGSLALLVLVIQIVTGIFLVMHYKPDAAKAFESVEYIMRDVPWGWLIRYMHSTGASAFFVVVYLHMFRGLLYGSYRKPRELVWIFGCAIFLCLMAEAFMGYLLPWGQMSYWGAQVIVNLFSAIPFVGPDLALLIRGDYVVSDATLNRFFSFHVIAVPLVLLGLVAAHLMALHDVGSNNPDGVEIKGPKAPKDARGKPLDGVPFHPYYTVHDIFGVSVFLMVFTAIIFFAPEAGGYFLEYNNFIPADPLKTPAHIAPVWYFTPYYSMLRAITSEMMYALIACVVGAAGLAVVRFKMPSLFKAVIVGAAVAVVAMMLAIDAKFWGVVVMGGAVIILFFLPWLDHSPVKSIRYRPDWHKYLYGIFVVNFVVLAYLGVQPPSEIGGRVSQVGTLFYFGFFLLMPWWSRLGEFKTPPDRVNFAAH
- a CDS encoding cytochrome c1, with the protein product MKKIILTLIAAFGFIAGAQANEGGVAWDKAPNKINDLAALQNGAKLFVNYCLSCHSAAFMRYNRLTDIGLTEQQIKDNLLFTTDKVGETMKAAIDPKQAKAWFGGNPPDLTLIARSRAGHGGTGADYLYTYLRTYYRDPTKATGWNNLVFPNVGMPHVLWELQGDRQPVFAETMEHGHEVKAFKGWEQVSAGTMTPLQYDEAVGDLVSYLQWMGEPAQGTRVRVGVWVLLFLGLFTVIAWRLNAAFWKDVK
- the tatA gene encoding Sec-independent protein translocase subunit TatA, which gives rise to MGSFSIWHWLIVLLIVVMVFGTKKLKNMGSDLGGAVKGFKDGMKDGAAPADDKPAAPAGQVTGNASASADKTTIDVEARTKS
- the pdxA gene encoding 4-hydroxythreonine-4-phosphate dehydrogenase PdxA, translating into MKPIAITLGDAAGIGPEIIAKAFRDAPEVTAGCFVVGDVACLRRAAGAIARPGVAPLPVAVLDAPEGAGRVPPRAVPVLQLGAPLAALPWGQLDAAAGRLAAECVVWAARAALRGEVAALVTAPLHKEALALAGVRFPGHTELLQAEAAAFLGLPLEEVPVRMMLANDELRTVLVSIHVSLRDAIEAVTLGNVLQTLRITHAAVGRALGRPARIAVAGLNPHAGEGGLFGREELDTIAPAVQAAQAEGIQATGPLAPDTVFMRARRGEFDAVVAMYHDQGLIPVKYLGVEQGVNVTLGLPLVRTSPDHGTAFDIAGTGRADPSSLIAAIRAARGLIS
- the petA gene encoding ubiquinol-cytochrome c reductase iron-sulfur subunit: MSDTPVDTSKRTWLIASGCAGAVGGVATAVPFVSTFEPSERAKAAGAAVEVDISAIKPGEKLTVEWRGKPVWIVRRTPEQVAELPKNDAQLADPLSKRKPDELTPPYARNEARSIKPEVFVAVGICSHLGCSPSDRFQPGAQPSLPDDWAGGFLCPCHGSTFDMAGRVYKNKPAPDNLEVPPHMYLSETKILIGEDKKA
- a CDS encoding diguanylate cyclase, whose translation is MSALELMIWSMAVGTIGAVVMVGATDFITVRSIGAAQGTIYHLSALAFVVLLSGIPRAIDPSIDLRMLHVAQVLVGPFCSALGNFWIRGWLAAHQRDRFMSVSLQVSALATPVLGLLCLALPEGQQLPAAGALCLANSVLVLWLGVRGFLLGDRLALGIAMGCLLMLPAIVGLYAIAMGLPGIGPGLQALFALSAAACIAVIGTMLWQRNRHERRARPEDASPSQFDPVTKLYSGVALVKRLIKAQRRRRRTRRDGAVIAVMVFDTEAVLAQAGGGGLNEMFIHLATRIQRQVGVVNPVGRYYDRCFITLVETLHSPAWLRTLGLRVASSLRRPVEVTSVDGQRIEIRADIGVGVVHLSRQHAAVEDILHDAQRMAEAARGMRSRAAMLDPHTGEVVPVERAQLGPRRHGHPAQVPHAIKTVPRPSRA
- the tatB gene encoding Sec-independent protein translocase protein TatB, whose translation is MIDLGISKMALIGAVALIVIGPEKLPKVARTVGTLLGKAQRYVNDVKAEVNRSMELDELKKMKDSVEGAARDVEQSIQTSASDFEKDWAAATGEAQAGLPPSYPEYRHPRKKWRLKQGATPNWYKARAGIRTKALSGAARVARYRPQKFN
- the mscL gene encoding large conductance mechanosensitive channel protein MscL is translated as MGMMKEFREFAVKGNVIDLAVGVIIGGAFGKIVDSVVNDLIMPVVGTVFGKLDFSNLFVVLGQVPPDTAMTLDALKKAGVPVLAYGHFITVAVNFAILAFIIFMMIKQVNRLKREEPAPAPAAPAAPPEDVVLLREIRDSLRK
- the tatC gene encoding twin-arginine translocase subunit TatC; its protein translation is MSDPQTPDDELAGTEQPFVQHLFELRDRLLYCIYGIVVALILLAIWPGPNGLIDFIAHPIRAHMPPGTKLIAVGVFSPFFVPLKVLMLVAVLAALPWLMYQVWAFVAPGLYSHEKKFAVPLIIFGSLLAYAGIGFVQFFVLDRMFAFIQGFTPDSVAATPDIASYVEAILSLYLAFGLAFQVPIVVMLLVRLNMVTVAQLRGFRGYFVVVAFIIAAVVTPPDVISQLALAVPMCLLYELGIIGAGWFAKVSKAPDEEAETADKPS